From one Lolium rigidum isolate FL_2022 chromosome 4, APGP_CSIRO_Lrig_0.1, whole genome shotgun sequence genomic stretch:
- the LOC124708979 gene encoding uncharacterized mitochondrial protein AtMg00810-like gives MGDDEKEIQCLKKMLAKSFEVKDLGHLHYFLGIEVAYGMQGIYLCQRKYVLDLLAETGMLGCRPAATPIEQNHRVLADSGDPVDKYQYQRLVGRLIYLSHTRPDIAYAVSVVSRYMHDPRSGHLDSVNRILRYLKSCPGKGILFSNNGHLNIEGYTDADWAGCLDDRRSTSGYCVFVGKNLVGWRSKKQSVVARSTAEAEFRSMASGVCELIWLKLLLRELHLYNGAPLQLYCDNQAAIKIVNNPVYHDRTKHVEIDRHFIKEKLEAGTLQVNYVRSEKQLADVLTKGVCVLNFSEICNKMGLLDIFAPS, from the exons ATGG GTGATGATGAGAAGGAGATACAATGTCTGAAGAAAATGCTGGCAAAATCATTTGAGGTGAAAGACTTGGGTCATCTACACTACTTCCTCGGAATTGAGGTGGCCTATGGGATGCAAGGTATTTATCTCTGCCAGAGGAAATATGTGTTAGATTTACTTGCAGAAACTGGCATGTTAGGATGTAGACCGGCAGCAACTCCAATCGAACAAAACCATCGTGTATTAGCAGATTCAGGTGATCCAGTGGATAAATATCAATATCAAAGGCTAGTTGGTCGATTAATCTACCTATCACACACCAGACCAGATATTGCTTATGCCGTTAGTGTTGTAAGTAGATACATGCATGATCCTAGATCAGGCCATCTAGATTCCGTGAACAGAATTTTGAGATACCTCAAGAGTTGTCCTGGTAAAGGCATTCTATTTTCAAACAATGGTCACCTGAACATAGAAGGATACACGGATGCCGATTGGGCAGGGTGTCTAGATGACAGGAGGTCGACATCTGGTTATTGTGTTTTTGTTGGCAAAAATTTAGTGGGGTGGAGAAGCAAGAAACAGAGTGTGGTGGCAAGATCAACCGCGGAGGCTGAGTTTAGATCCATGGCATCTGGAGTGTGTGAATTGATTTGGCTTAAACTCTTACTGCGTGAACTTCATCTTTATAATGGTGCTCCACTCCAACTGTATTGTGACAATCAAGCTGCCATAAAAATCGTCAATAATCCTGTTTATCATGATAGAACTAAGCATGTTGAGATAGATAGGCATTTCATTAAGGAGAAATTAGAAGCGGGAACTTTACAGGTTAACTATGTGAGATCAGAGAAGCAACTTGCTGATGTATTAACCAAAGGAGTGTGTGTGTTGAATTTTAGTGAAATCTGTAACAAGATGGGGCTGTTAGATATCTTtgccccatcttga